A single region of the Actinoplanes sp. SE50/110 genome encodes:
- a CDS encoding glutamate--cysteine ligase, whose amino-acid sequence MGEKVEQTQFSREDRSRYRQKVRRSLDVFATMLREARFDFERPMTGMEIELNLIDGQAGPAMRNAEVLGAIADPDFQTELGQFNIEINLPPRRLAGDDIADLEKGLRASLNHAEGKARTVGVHLVTVGILPTLRREHLTGAALSANPRYALLNEQIFAARGEDLDIRIDGVDRLAVTTDTIAPEAACTSTQFHLQVSPAQFAAYWNASQVISGIQVALGANSPLLFGRELWRETRIPLFEQATDTRSEEIRAQGVRPRVWFGERWITSVFDLFEENVRYFPALLPICDEDDPADLLERGDTPALSELRLHNGTVYRWNRPIYDVVGGRPHLRVENRVMPAGPTVADTMANAAFYYGLARHLAEAERPVWTQLSFRAAEENFHACARHGIDASVFWPGVGTVPVTELVLRRLLPQAADGLDRWGVSTAQRDRLMGIIEQRCLRQQNGASWQVETLHELEKQGMERQRALHEMMRRYLPLMHENIPVHEWPVGV is encoded by the coding sequence GTGGGCGAGAAAGTCGAACAGACACAGTTTTCCCGAGAGGACCGGAGCCGGTACCGGCAGAAGGTCCGCCGCAGTCTGGACGTGTTCGCGACGATGCTGCGCGAAGCCCGTTTCGACTTCGAGCGGCCGATGACCGGCATGGAGATCGAGCTCAACCTGATCGATGGGCAGGCCGGCCCGGCGATGCGCAACGCCGAGGTGCTCGGCGCGATCGCCGACCCGGACTTCCAGACCGAACTGGGCCAGTTCAACATCGAGATCAACCTGCCGCCCCGGCGGCTGGCCGGCGACGACATCGCCGACCTGGAGAAGGGGCTGCGGGCCAGCCTCAACCACGCCGAGGGCAAGGCCCGCACGGTGGGCGTGCACCTGGTCACCGTCGGGATCCTGCCGACCCTGCGCCGCGAACACCTGACCGGCGCGGCACTGTCCGCGAATCCGCGGTACGCGCTGCTCAACGAGCAGATCTTCGCGGCCCGCGGGGAGGACCTGGACATCCGGATCGACGGGGTGGACCGGCTGGCGGTCACCACCGACACGATCGCGCCCGAGGCGGCCTGCACCAGCACCCAGTTCCACCTGCAGGTCAGCCCGGCGCAGTTCGCCGCGTACTGGAACGCCTCGCAGGTGATCTCCGGGATCCAGGTGGCACTGGGCGCGAACTCGCCGCTGCTGTTCGGGCGCGAGCTGTGGCGCGAGACCCGGATCCCGCTGTTCGAGCAGGCCACCGACACCCGCTCGGAGGAGATCCGGGCACAGGGTGTCCGCCCGCGGGTATGGTTCGGGGAACGCTGGATAACCAGCGTCTTCGACCTGTTCGAGGAGAATGTCCGGTACTTCCCGGCGCTGCTGCCGATCTGCGACGAGGACGATCCGGCCGACCTGCTGGAGCGTGGTGACACCCCGGCGCTCAGCGAGTTGAGGCTGCACAACGGCACGGTCTACCGGTGGAACCGGCCGATCTACGACGTGGTCGGCGGCCGCCCGCACCTGCGGGTGGAGAACCGGGTGATGCCGGCCGGACCGACGGTGGCCGACACGATGGCGAACGCGGCGTTCTACTACGGCCTGGCCCGGCACCTGGCCGAGGCGGAGCGGCCGGTCTGGACGCAGCTGAGTTTCCGGGCCGCCGAGGAGAACTTCCACGCCTGCGCGCGGCACGGGATCGATGCCAGCGTGTTCTGGCCGGGCGTGGGCACGGTGCCGGTGACCGAGCTGGTGCTGCGCCGGCTGCTGCCGCAGGCGGCCGACGGGCTGGACCGGTGGGGGGTCTCGACGGCCCAGCGGGACCGGCTGATGGGCATCATCGAGCAGCGCTGCCTGCGCCAGCAGAACGGCGCGTCGTGGCAGGTGGAGACACTGCACGAGCTGGAGAAGCAGGGGATGGAGCGGCAGCGGGCGCTGCACGAGATGATGCGGCGCTACCTGCCGCTCATGCACGAGAACATCCCGGTCCACGAATGGCCGGTCGGCGTCTAG
- the cobO gene encoding cob(I)yrinic acid a,c-diamide adenosyltransferase — protein sequence MPQGKVTTVPDDGLTTRQRRRQAVFAVHTGPGKGKSTAAFGMALRAWSAGWPIGVFQFVKSQKWKVGEETALKALDGVNGTPVTWHKMGEGWSWIQRAGTERDHAAEAAEGWAQIKRDLAAETYRFYVLDEFTYPMKWGWVDVADVVATLTERPGTQHVVITGRDAHPDLIEAADLVTEMTKIKHPMDAGRKGQQGIEW from the coding sequence ATGCCGCAGGGGAAAGTGACCACCGTGCCCGACGACGGCCTGACCACGCGTCAGCGTCGCCGTCAGGCGGTCTTCGCCGTGCACACCGGGCCGGGCAAGGGCAAGTCCACGGCCGCCTTCGGGATGGCCCTGCGCGCCTGGAGCGCCGGCTGGCCGATCGGGGTCTTCCAGTTCGTCAAGTCGCAGAAGTGGAAGGTCGGCGAGGAGACCGCGCTCAAGGCCCTCGACGGCGTGAACGGCACCCCGGTCACCTGGCACAAGATGGGCGAGGGCTGGTCCTGGATCCAGCGCGCCGGGACCGAGAGGGATCACGCCGCGGAGGCGGCCGAGGGGTGGGCGCAGATCAAGCGGGATCTGGCCGCCGAAACGTACAGGTTCTACGTGCTCGACGAGTTCACCTACCCGATGAAGTGGGGCTGGGTCGACGTCGCCGACGTGGTCGCGACGCTGACCGAGCGGCCCGGCACGCAGCATGTGGTGATCACCGGGCGGGACGCGCATCCCGATCTGATTGAGGCGGCCGACCTGGTCACCGAGATGACCAAGATCAAGCATCCGATGGACGCCGGGCGCAAGGGACAGCAGGGGATCGAATGGTGA
- a CDS encoding SRPBCC family protein — protein MTGPQPQARVAADGDRWTLILIRDLPQPPGEVWDALTDPERLDRWAPFTADRPLTAPGPATLTLVDGDERTALPAEIVRVEPPHLLEYTWGEDLLRWELAAAAGGTRLTLRHTLTDRDMDAMVAAGWDLCTGVLRRLLDGESVSAIRGRSAMDHGWRDLRDRYAEQFRSDSGS, from the coding sequence ATGACCGGACCACAGCCGCAAGCCCGGGTCGCCGCCGACGGTGACCGCTGGACGTTGATCCTCATCCGCGATCTGCCCCAGCCGCCCGGCGAGGTCTGGGACGCGCTGACCGACCCGGAGCGCCTCGATCGGTGGGCGCCGTTCACCGCGGACCGCCCGCTGACCGCGCCCGGCCCCGCGACGCTGACCCTGGTCGACGGCGACGAGCGGACCGCGCTGCCCGCCGAAATCGTCCGGGTCGAGCCACCCCACCTGCTGGAATACACCTGGGGTGAAGACCTGCTGCGCTGGGAGCTCGCCGCGGCCGCAGGCGGGACCCGACTGACGCTGCGGCACACGCTGACCGATCGTGACATGGATGCGATGGTGGCTGCCGGCTGGGATCTGTGCACCGGGGTGCTGCGGCGGCTGCTCGACGGCGAGTCGGTCAGCGCGATCCGCGGGCGGTCGGCGATGGACCACGGCTGGCGCGACCTGCGGGACCGCTACGCCGAACAGTTTCGGTCAGATTCGGGATCCTGA
- a CDS encoding helix-turn-helix transcriptional regulator, whose protein sequence is MDVIGALAEPARRRIAEVLLTGDASVGDLVDALRMSQPAVSKHLRVLRDAGVVTVRAHAQQRIYHLEAGPFRQLDAWLTPYRRLWSRHRDALGEHLLEEEP, encoded by the coding sequence GTGGACGTCATCGGGGCCCTCGCCGAACCGGCCCGCCGCCGCATCGCCGAGGTGCTGCTCACCGGCGACGCCAGCGTCGGTGACCTGGTCGACGCGCTGCGGATGAGCCAGCCCGCCGTCTCCAAGCACCTGCGGGTCCTGCGCGACGCCGGCGTCGTCACCGTCCGCGCCCATGCCCAGCAGCGCATCTACCACCTGGAGGCCGGCCCGTTCCGGCAGCTCGACGCGTGGCTCACGCCATACCGCAGGCTCTGGAGCCGGCATCGGGACGCCCTCGGCGAACACCTTCTCGAGGAGGAGCCATGA
- a CDS encoding universal stress protein, with the protein MRIPNQPPVVAGVAGTAGGLSAVRLAAREAVSRGTQLSIVHAFAWDGAEARRAAAHVVEEAVATAQRCTPGADVRGQLVDGSAGSVLRRFSRTAALLVVGATDLPTSSLLEAVTQAWCPVLVARGARPAAGPVLAAVDGSGPSVLALRHAAAEAVRRGLPLEVAGDDDAVLDRVLAGLPDLPSPERRLLTGDPAGALVRLSQRVALLALGPRGAGGAARFGSVAHELLRHGGCPTVFVHGRREPLLR; encoded by the coding sequence ATGCGGATCCCGAATCAACCGCCGGTGGTGGCCGGTGTCGCCGGGACCGCGGGCGGTCTGTCCGCCGTGCGCCTGGCCGCCCGGGAGGCGGTCTCCCGCGGCACTCAGTTGTCGATCGTGCACGCTTTCGCCTGGGACGGTGCGGAAGCCCGGCGCGCCGCCGCCCACGTCGTCGAGGAGGCGGTCGCCACCGCCCAGCGTTGCACACCCGGGGCGGACGTGCGGGGTCAACTGGTGGATGGATCCGCCGGGAGTGTGCTGCGCCGGTTCAGCCGGACCGCGGCGCTGCTCGTCGTCGGCGCGACCGACCTGCCGACATCGTCGCTGCTGGAGGCCGTGACGCAGGCCTGGTGCCCGGTGCTGGTGGCGCGCGGGGCCCGACCGGCCGCCGGTCCGGTGCTGGCCGCGGTGGACGGCTCCGGCCCGTCGGTGCTGGCGCTGCGGCACGCCGCCGCCGAGGCGGTACGCCGGGGCCTGCCGCTGGAGGTGGCCGGGGACGACGACGCGGTGCTCGACCGGGTGCTGGCCGGGCTCCCGGACCTGCCGTCGCCGGAGCGCCGGCTGCTGACCGGCGACCCGGCCGGCGCGCTGGTCCGCCTGTCGCAGCGGGTCGCGTTGCTCGCACTGGGACCGCGCGGGGCGGGCGGCGCGGCCCGATTCGGTTCGGTGGCGCACGAGTTGCTGCGCCATGGTGGGTGTCCGACCGTTTTTGTCCACGGCAGGCGCGAACCGTTGCTACGGTGA
- a CDS encoding VWA domain-containing protein, producing MTADVRAWTPAGREHPVTTPYPFSAVVGLDDLRLALLLTSVSPAVGGVLVRGEKGTAKSTVVRALAGLLPPVTVVRGCRFACDPAAPDPDCPDGPHPADTPAGHRAATLVELPVGATEDRVVGTLDIQRALADGVKAYEPGLLAAAHRGVLYVDEVNLLPDHLVDLLLDAAAMGRAHVERDGVSVKHAARFLLVGTMNPEEGEPRPQLVDRFGLVVTVAAPRDARLRAEVVRRRLAYELDPAGFAARFADDEREYAARIAAARALLPSVTLPDAELDRIARICLAYGVDGMRADIVVARCAVAMAAWHGRDVVTATDVADAARLALPHRRRTDPLDPPGTDEEKLDQALAEAERQAQDEAGRQAQQEAERQAREDDGGPDGDGPDDTPDGGPRDGGPDDGGPGPDGGGPGGGPAGDPPPGPPSSSAPPTEAPASDGGSPDTPAVGGGPAAAPAGPAFRPRTLRINARGEGGHTGKRSPAYARRGRVVGSRKPLGRLAGAPHLPATLRAALHRTALHGGPARTTGVEPRDLREAIHVGREANLVLFVVDASGSMAARKRMTLVKTAVLSLLRDAYQRRDRIGMITFRGADADVVLPPTSSHEVGVMRLAALRTGGRTPLAAGLRAAARTVATERRRDPRRRPLLIVVTDGRATSGPDPLRLAPALTGVATVVVDCESGPIRLGLARRLAAALGADVMPLDELEAATARSAERGYRHAA from the coding sequence GTGACAGCCGACGTGCGGGCGTGGACACCCGCCGGGAGGGAACACCCTGTGACTACTCCGTACCCGTTCTCGGCCGTGGTCGGCCTGGACGATCTGCGCCTCGCGCTGCTGCTGACCTCGGTGTCGCCGGCGGTGGGCGGCGTCCTGGTCCGCGGTGAGAAGGGGACCGCCAAGAGCACCGTGGTCCGGGCGCTGGCCGGGCTGCTGCCGCCGGTGACGGTGGTGCGCGGCTGCCGGTTCGCCTGCGACCCCGCCGCGCCCGACCCGGACTGTCCGGACGGGCCGCATCCCGCGGACACGCCGGCCGGGCACCGGGCGGCGACGCTGGTCGAGCTGCCGGTGGGGGCGACCGAGGACCGGGTGGTCGGCACCCTCGACATCCAGCGCGCGCTGGCCGACGGGGTGAAGGCGTACGAGCCGGGGCTGCTCGCCGCCGCCCACCGGGGCGTCCTCTACGTGGACGAGGTCAACCTGCTGCCGGACCACCTGGTGGACCTGCTGCTGGACGCGGCCGCGATGGGCCGCGCGCACGTGGAGCGGGACGGGGTCTCGGTCAAGCACGCGGCGCGGTTCCTGCTGGTGGGCACGATGAACCCGGAGGAGGGCGAGCCGCGGCCGCAGCTGGTGGACCGGTTCGGGCTGGTGGTCACGGTGGCGGCGCCGCGGGATGCGCGGCTGCGGGCCGAGGTGGTGCGCCGGCGGCTGGCATACGAGCTGGATCCGGCCGGGTTCGCGGCCCGTTTCGCCGACGACGAGCGGGAGTACGCGGCCCGGATCGCCGCCGCGCGAGCCCTCCTGCCGAGCGTGACCCTGCCGGACGCGGAGCTCGACCGGATCGCCCGGATCTGCCTCGCCTACGGGGTGGACGGGATGCGCGCGGACATCGTCGTGGCCCGCTGCGCGGTGGCGATGGCCGCCTGGCACGGGCGCGACGTGGTCACCGCCACCGACGTCGCCGACGCCGCCCGCCTGGCCCTGCCGCATCGCCGCCGCACCGATCCGCTCGACCCGCCGGGCACCGACGAGGAGAAGCTCGATCAGGCCCTGGCCGAGGCGGAGCGTCAGGCTCAGGACGAGGCGGGGCGTCAGGCTCAGCAGGAAGCGGAACGTCAGGCCCGGGAGGACGACGGCGGCCCCGACGGTGACGGGCCGGACGACACCCCGGACGGCGGCCCGCGCGACGGCGGCCCGGACGACGGGGGCCCGGGTCCGGACGGGGGTGGTCCCGGTGGCGGTCCGGCCGGTGACCCGCCGCCCGGCCCCCCGAGCAGCAGCGCGCCACCGACCGAGGCGCCGGCATCGGACGGCGGGTCACCGGACACCCCGGCCGTCGGCGGCGGGCCGGCGGCGGCTCCGGCCGGGCCGGCGTTCCGACCCCGCACGCTGCGGATCAACGCCCGGGGCGAGGGTGGGCACACCGGCAAGCGGTCCCCCGCCTACGCCCGGCGGGGCCGGGTCGTCGGCTCCCGCAAGCCGCTGGGCCGACTGGCCGGCGCCCCGCACCTCCCGGCCACCCTCCGCGCCGCCCTGCACCGGACCGCGCTGCACGGCGGACCGGCCCGGACAACGGGGGTCGAACCGCGGGATCTGCGCGAGGCGATCCATGTCGGCCGGGAGGCGAACCTGGTGCTGTTCGTCGTGGACGCGTCCGGGTCGATGGCCGCGCGCAAACGGATGACCCTGGTCAAGACCGCGGTGCTGTCCCTGCTGCGGGACGCCTACCAGCGCCGCGACCGGATCGGGATGATCACGTTCCGGGGCGCCGACGCGGACGTGGTGCTGCCACCCACGTCCAGCCACGAGGTCGGGGTCATGCGGCTCGCCGCGCTGCGGACCGGCGGGCGGACCCCGCTGGCGGCCGGCCTGCGCGCGGCGGCCCGGACCGTCGCGACCGAACGCCGCCGGGATCCGCGCCGGCGTCCGCTGCTGATCGTGGTCACCGACGGGCGGGCCACCAGCGGGCCCGATCCGCTGCGGCTGGCACCGGCGCTGACCGGGGTCGCGACGGTGGTCGTCGACTGCGAGTCCGGGCCGATCCGGCTGGGGCTGGCCCGCCGGCTGGCCGCCGCTCTGGGCGCCGACGTCATGCCGCTCGACGAGTTGGAGGCGGCGACCGCCCGGTCGGCGGAGCGCGGCTACCGCCACGCCGCCTGA
- a CDS encoding cobyrinate a,c-diamide synthase: MVTIPRVVIAAPASGHGKTTVATGLLAAFARRGTPVAPFKVGPDYIDPGYHSLAAGRPGRNLDPVLVGEELIGPLFAHGARGADLAVVEGVMGLYDGRTGAGETGSTAQVAALLQAPVILVVDAAAQGRSIAAVVHGFRSFGTVRLAGVILNRVGSDRHEQILRDACEEVGTPVLGALRRADAVAAPSRHLGLVPAAERRAEALASVDALATLIEASVDLDEIAAVARSAPPLAAASWTPQAPDPVPGRPTVALAGGPAFTFAYAETAELLTGAGAEVVIVDPLRDEKLPDGTRALVVGGGFPEVYAAELSANEPLRESVRRLAAAGRPIAAECAGLLWLCRTLDGAPMCGVLDAEAVMTPSLTLGYRDAVALSDSPLAPAGTRVTGHEFHRTAVHPRSGLLLSPAGGAAWAWRGADPEGFATASVHASYLHLHWAGQPGTAPRLVRAAAA, from the coding sequence ATGGTGACGATTCCCCGGGTGGTGATCGCCGCGCCCGCCTCCGGGCACGGGAAGACCACCGTGGCCACCGGGCTGCTGGCCGCGTTCGCCCGGCGCGGGACGCCGGTGGCCCCGTTCAAGGTCGGTCCGGACTACATCGATCCCGGCTATCACAGCCTGGCGGCCGGCCGGCCGGGCCGCAACCTGGACCCGGTGCTGGTCGGCGAGGAGCTGATCGGGCCCCTGTTCGCGCACGGCGCGCGGGGCGCCGACCTGGCCGTGGTCGAGGGCGTGATGGGCCTGTACGACGGCCGCACCGGCGCCGGTGAGACCGGGTCGACCGCGCAGGTCGCCGCGCTGCTGCAGGCGCCGGTGATCCTGGTGGTGGACGCCGCCGCGCAGGGCCGCTCGATCGCCGCGGTGGTGCACGGCTTCCGCAGCTTCGGCACGGTCCGGCTGGCCGGGGTGATCCTCAACCGGGTCGGCTCGGACCGGCACGAGCAGATCCTGCGGGACGCCTGCGAGGAGGTCGGCACGCCGGTGCTGGGCGCGCTGCGCCGGGCCGACGCGGTCGCCGCGCCGAGCCGGCACCTGGGCCTGGTCCCGGCCGCCGAGCGCCGCGCCGAGGCGCTCGCCTCGGTCGACGCCCTCGCCACCCTGATCGAGGCCTCGGTCGACCTGGACGAGATCGCCGCGGTCGCCCGGTCCGCGCCGCCGCTGGCGGCGGCGTCGTGGACCCCGCAGGCGCCGGATCCGGTGCCGGGCCGTCCGACGGTCGCGCTCGCCGGTGGTCCCGCGTTCACCTTCGCGTACGCCGAGACCGCCGAACTCCTCACCGGCGCCGGTGCCGAGGTGGTGATCGTCGACCCGCTGCGCGACGAGAAACTGCCGGACGGCACCCGGGCGCTGGTCGTCGGCGGCGGCTTCCCCGAGGTGTACGCCGCGGAACTGTCCGCCAACGAGCCGCTGCGCGAGTCGGTCCGGCGGCTGGCCGCGGCCGGCCGCCCGATCGCCGCCGAATGCGCCGGCCTGCTCTGGCTGTGCCGCACCCTGGACGGCGCCCCGATGTGCGGGGTGCTGGACGCCGAGGCCGTGATGACCCCGTCACTGACCCTCGGCTACCGGGACGCGGTCGCCCTGTCCGACAGCCCCCTCGCCCCGGCCGGCACCCGGGTCACCGGGCACGAATTCCACCGGACCGCCGTGCACCCGCGCTCGGGTCTGCTGCTGTCCCCGGCCGGCGGGGCCGCCTGGGCGTGGCGCGGCGCCGACCCGGAAGGATTCGCCACCGCCTCGGTGCACGCGTCCTACCTGCACCTGCACTGGGCCGGGCAGCCCGGCACGGCGCCCCGGCTGGTACGCGCGGCGGCGGCGTGA
- a CDS encoding cobalamin biosynthesis protein: protein MIVGVGARPGTAPEAVTAAITAALAAAGADPGAVTAVATLDRRAGLVRGWPVRAFTAADLAGQDVPSPSGRVAELAGTPSVAEAAALRAAGPGAVLILPKRIFGGVTVAIAGPV from the coding sequence GTGATCGTCGGCGTCGGCGCCCGGCCCGGGACCGCCCCGGAGGCGGTGACCGCCGCGATCACCGCGGCCCTGGCCGCGGCCGGCGCCGACCCGGGCGCGGTGACCGCGGTGGCCACCCTGGACCGGCGGGCCGGGCTGGTCCGGGGATGGCCGGTGCGCGCCTTCACCGCGGCCGACCTGGCCGGCCAGGACGTGCCCAGCCCGAGCGGCCGGGTGGCCGAGCTGGCCGGCACGCCCAGCGTGGCCGAGGCGGCGGCGCTGCGCGCGGCCGGCCCCGGTGCGGTGCTGATCCTGCCCAAACGGATCTTCGGTGGCGTCACCGTGGCGATCGCCGGCCCGGTCTAG
- a CDS encoding citrate synthase, whose protein sequence is MTDVKLDHPGGQLSMGVREAVDGPGGIDVSALLKETGYVTLDQGFVNTASTTSAITYIDGDAGILRYRGYPIEQLAEKSTFLEVSYLLMNGELPTEAQLRDFADKIRVHTLLQEEMRTFFSGFPRDAHPMAVLSSAVTALSTFYQDALDPLDDEQVDISAIRLMAKLPTIAAYIYKKSIGHPLPYPDNSLDYVENFLRLTFGLPTVNYDVDPKVAKILDMLFILHADHEQNCSTSSVRLVGSSQANLFASISAGISALSGPLHGGANAAVLEMLEQIRKDGGDVNSFVTRVKNKEKGVKLMGFGHRVYKNYDPRAAIVKKAAQEMLSTLETPDPLLEIAFQLEEIALNDEYFVSRKLYPNVDFYTGLIYKAMGFPTKMFTVLFAIGRLPGWIAQWQEMMHDPANKIGRPRQIYTGSPVRDFVPMSQR, encoded by the coding sequence ATGACGGATGTCAAGCTCGACCACCCTGGCGGCCAATTGTCGATGGGTGTGCGCGAGGCCGTCGACGGGCCGGGCGGCATCGACGTCAGTGCGCTGCTGAAGGAGACCGGTTACGTCACCCTGGATCAGGGTTTCGTCAACACCGCGTCGACCACGTCGGCGATCACCTACATCGACGGTGATGCCGGCATTCTGCGTTACCGGGGTTACCCGATCGAGCAGCTGGCCGAGAAGTCGACGTTCCTCGAGGTCTCGTACCTGCTGATGAACGGCGAGCTGCCCACCGAGGCGCAGCTGCGTGACTTCGCCGACAAGATCCGGGTGCACACCCTGCTGCAGGAGGAGATGCGCACGTTCTTCTCCGGTTTCCCGCGGGACGCGCACCCGATGGCCGTGCTCTCCTCGGCGGTCACCGCGCTGTCCACCTTCTACCAGGACGCGCTGGACCCGCTCGACGACGAGCAGGTCGACATCTCCGCGATCCGGCTGATGGCGAAACTTCCGACGATCGCCGCGTACATCTACAAGAAGTCCATCGGCCACCCGCTGCCGTACCCGGACAACTCGCTCGACTACGTCGAGAACTTCCTGCGTCTGACCTTCGGCCTGCCGACCGTCAACTACGACGTCGACCCCAAGGTCGCGAAGATCCTCGACATGCTGTTCATCCTGCACGCCGACCACGAGCAGAACTGCTCCACGTCGAGTGTCCGGCTGGTCGGCTCCTCGCAGGCGAACCTGTTCGCCTCGATCTCGGCCGGGATCAGCGCGCTGTCCGGCCCGCTGCACGGTGGCGCCAACGCCGCCGTGCTGGAGATGCTGGAGCAGATCCGCAAGGACGGCGGCGACGTCAACTCCTTCGTCACGCGAGTGAAGAACAAGGAGAAGGGCGTCAAGCTGATGGGCTTCGGCCACCGGGTCTACAAGAACTACGACCCGCGCGCCGCCATCGTGAAGAAGGCCGCCCAGGAGATGCTCTCGACCCTGGAGACGCCGGACCCGCTGCTGGAGATCGCGTTCCAGCTGGAGGAGATCGCGCTCAACGACGAGTACTTCGTCTCCCGCAAGCTGTACCCGAACGTCGACTTCTACACCGGCCTGATCTACAAGGCGATGGGCTTCCCGACCAAGATGTTCACGGTGCTGTTCGCCATCGGACGTCTGCCCGGCTGGATCGCCCAGTGGCAGGAGATGATGCACGACCCGGCCAACAAGATCGGTCGCCCGCGGCAGATCTACACCGGTTCGCCGGTCCGCGACTTCGTCCCGATGTCGCAGCGCTGA
- a CDS encoding glyoxalase/bleomycin resistance/extradiol dioxygenase family protein, translated as MAVQGLQRIIVSVADLDRALGLYRDALGLTVTAQFGEIARLDVPGTTTELMLHQRPPTAGLAGVAASFRVDDVDATTAAAEKAGATVVDAPADQPWGERQAVLTDPDGHVICLVAV; from the coding sequence ATGGCCGTACAGGGATTGCAGCGCATCATCGTCTCCGTTGCCGACCTCGACCGGGCGCTCGGGTTGTACCGGGACGCGCTCGGGCTCACCGTGACCGCGCAGTTCGGCGAGATCGCCCGGCTGGACGTGCCGGGCACCACCACCGAACTCATGCTCCACCAGCGGCCGCCGACAGCCGGACTCGCCGGGGTGGCGGCCAGCTTCCGGGTCGACGACGTGGACGCGACCACCGCGGCCGCGGAGAAGGCCGGGGCGACGGTCGTGGACGCGCCGGCGGATCAGCCGTGGGGTGAGCGCCAGGCGGTCCTCACCGACCCTGATGGACATGTGATCTGCCTGGTCGCTGTTTGA